Genomic DNA from Nonomuraea rubra:
GCGCGGGCGCTGACCGCGGCCGAGCACCGTCAGGCCGCCGAGCGCCTGGCCCAGGAGGGCCGCTGGACGCAGGCCATCCAGGAGCGGCTCCGGGCCATCGCCCGCGACCTGGAGGAACGCGCGCTGGTCGACGGCATGCCGGGCCGGACGGCCGACGAGCTGGCCGCCGAGGCGGCGGTGTCGCTGCCCGCGTTCGCGCAGGAACTCGCGGCGGCCGCCCGCTCGTTCGACGACGTGACGTACGGCGGGGTGATGGGGACACGGGAGGCGTACGAGACGATGACCGGCCTCGACGAGCGCCTGCGGCAGGCGCGCCCGGTGCCGCTCGCGGCCTCGGCCGGTGAGGGCGGGGCATGAGCGTCGCCACCCCCCAGGCCCCTCCGGGGCAGTCCTACCCGACCTCCCCCACCGCCCGCTCCACCTGGCGGGCCGGCCGGATGATCGGGCTCCTGGGCGCCCTCGTCGTGCTCATCGCCGTCCTGGGCGTGCTGCTCGGCCCCGAGCGGGCCCCCGCGCGCTACCTCGACCCCGACGACACCTCGCTGTCCGGTTCCAAGGCGCTGGCCGAGCTGCTGCGCGACCGGGGCGTGACCGTCGACCGGGTCGACTCCGTCGAGGCCGCCGCCGCCAAGGCCGCCACGGGCAACCGGCTGCTGCTGATCACCGACACCATGTACGTCGACGAGTTCGAGCTGGCCAGGATCCCCGGCGACCGCCTGGTCGTCGGCAACGTCTTCGGCCTGCCCGCCCTGGCCCCCGGCGTGCGGCTGGAGGCGGCCGGGGTCAGGCCCCGCTCCCGCGAGCCCGAGTGCGGCCTGCCCGCCGCCACCGCCGCGGGCAGCGCCTACCTGGGCGGCGTGGCGCTGCGCGGCCCGTCGGGCGCCACCGCCTGCTACCCCGCGGACGACGGGCACACCCTGGTCAGCTTCCCGTACGCGAGCGGCGTCATCACGGTCGTCGGCGACGGCGGCTTCATGACCAACCAGCGCCTGGCCGAGGACGGCAACGCGGCCCTGGCGCTCAACCTCATCGGCACCGGCAGGCCCGTCACCTGGCTGGTGCCACCCGAGACGCCGCCCGCGCTCGACCTGCCCGGCGAGCGCGGCCAGTCGATGTACGACCTGATGCCGGCCAGCATCCGCTGGGCCGTCTACATGTCGATCATCGCGGTGGGCGTGGCCGCGTTCTGGCGCGGCCGGCGGCTGGGGCCCGTGGTGGCGGAGAAGCTGCCGGTCATCGTCAGGGCGTCCGAGACCGTCGAGGGGCGCGGCCGGCTCTACCGGGCCAGGCGCGCCAGGGAACGCGCGGCCGACGCGCTGCGCGCGGGCACGATCGACCGGCTCACTCCCAGGCTGGGGCTGGCGTCCGGCGCGGGCAGGCACGAGATCGTCTCGGCGATCGCCGCCCGCACGGGGCAGGACGCGCAGCAGGTCGGCGCCGCGCTCTACGGCCCGCCACCGGTGGACGACGCGGGGCTCGTCGGGCTGGCCGGATATCTGGACTTCATGGAGAGGCTGATCAGTGAACTCTGACGAGACATACCGCGTGCCGACCGGCGGGCCGGCCGCCAACGGCGACTCCGCCAGGGAGGCGCTCGGCGCGCTGCGCGCCGAGGTGGCCAAGGCCGTGGTCGGGCAGGACGCGGTCGTGACGGGGCTGGTCATCGCGTTGCTGTGCAGGGGGCACGTGCTGCTCGAAGGCGTGCCCGGCGTGGCCAAGACGCTGATGGTGCGCACGCTGGCCTCGGCGCTGTCGCTGGACTTCAAGCGGGTGCAGTTCACGCCCGACCTGATGCCCGGCGACGTGACCGGGTCGTTGATCTTCGACACGAAGACCGCGGAGTTCGAGTTCCGCGAGGGGCCCGTGTTCACGAACCTGCTGCTCGCCGACGAGATCAACCGCACGCCGCCGAAGACGCAGGCGGCGCTGCTGGAGGCGATGGAGGAGCGGCAGGTCAGCGTGGAGGGCTCGGCCCGCGAGCTGCCCGACCCGTTCGTGGTGTGCGCGACGCAGAACCCCGTCGAGTACGAGGGCACCTACCAGCTCCCCGAGGCCCAGCTCGACCGGTTCCTGCTCAAGCTGACCGTGCCGCTGCCGCCGCGCGAGCAGGAGATCTCGGTGCTCGACCGGCACGCCCGCGGCTTCGACCCGCGCGACCTGTCCGACATCAAGGCCGTCGCCTCGGCCGAGGACCTGGCCGCGGGCCGGGAGGCGGCCGCGAAGGTGCACGTGGCGCCCGAGGTGCTCGGCTACATCGTGGACGTGGCCCGCGCCACCAGGAACTCGCCGTCGCTGCAGCTCGGCGTCTCCCCGCGCGGCGCCACGGCGCTGCTGGCCGCCGCCCGGGCGTGGGCGTGGCTGTCCGGGCGGCCGTACGTCACTCCCGACGATGTCAAGGCGCTGGCCAGGCCCGCGCTGCGGCACCGCGTGCAGCTCCGGCCGGAGGCCGAGCTGGAGGGGGCGACCGCCGACGGCCTGCTCGACGGCATCCTCGCCTCGGTCCCGGTCCCGCGTTGACGGCCGCGACGGGAAGCGTGGTGCTCGAATGGCTCTGACGGGACGTGCCGGGCTGGTCGCGGCGATCGGGATCGTGGTGGTGCTGTTCGCGCCGCAGCCCGGGCCCGCGCTGGCCGGGGTCTGCCTGCTGCTGGCCGCGGGGATCGTCGTGGACCTGACGTTCGCGGGTGCCGTGCGGCCGCTGCGCTTCCACCGGTCCGGCGACACGCTGGTCCGGCTCGGCCAGCAGGCCACGGTGGAGCTGGTGGTCGAGAACCCGGGCGGCAGGCGCGTACGCGGCCTGCTCAGGGACGCCTGGCCGCCCTCCGCGGGGGTGTACCCGCGGGTGGCCGCGCTGGACGTGCCCGCCGGGGAGCGCCGCAAGCTGGTCGTCTCGCTCAGCCCGACCAGGCGCGGCGACCGGTCGTCCGTGGCGATCACCGTGCGCTCGCTCGGCCCGCTGGGCCTGGCCGCCCGCCAGGGCAACCACCAGGCGCCGTGGACGGTGCGGGTGCTGCCGCCGTTCCTGTCGCGCAAGCACCTGCCCTCCCGGCTGGCCCGGCTGCGCGAGCTCGACGGCCAGCACCCGGCGCTGGTGCGCGGGCAGGGCACCGAGTTCGACTCGCTGCGCGAGTACGTGGTGGGCGACGACGTGCGCTCGATCGACTGGCGGGCCACCGCGCGCCGGCACGACGTCGTCGTACGCACCTGGCGGCCCGAGCGCGACCGCCGCGTGCTAATCGTGCTCGACACCGGCCGCACCTCGGCCGGGCGGGTCGGCGCCGCGCCGATCTACCTGGCGGGGGCCGACGCGAGCGGCGCCGGGCTGTTCCTGCGGCCCGACCCCCGGCCCGCGCCCGGCTGGCCGCGCCTGGACTGGTCGATGGACGCCGCCCTGCTGCTGGCCGCGCTGGCCGCCAGGGCCGGCGACCAGGTGGACTTCCTGGCCCACGACCGGGCCGTACGCGCCTGGGTGAGCGGGGCGTCGCGTACCGAGCTGCTGTCGTCGCTGGTCAACGTGATGGCGCCGATCGAGGCGGAGCTGGTCGAGGCCGACTCGCAGGCCATGGTGGCCGCCATCCTGTCGCGGGCCAAGCGGCGCTGCCTGGTGGTGCTGCTCACCGACCTGAACGCGGCGGCCATGGACGAGGGCCTGATGCCGGTCCTGCCGAAGCTCTCCTCGCGCCACCTGGTGCTGGTGGCTGGGGTGTCCGACCCGTCCGTCGCGGCCATGGCGGGCCGCCGCGGGTCGGTCGAGGAGGTGTACGACGCGGCGGCGGCCGAGCAGGCCCAGCTCGGCCGCAGGCGCATCACGGCCAGGCTGCGGCGGCACGGGGTCGAGGTCGTGGACGCGCCCCCGGAGGACATCGCGCCCGCGCTCGCCGACGCGTACCTGGCGTTGAAGGCCGCGGGCCGGCTCTAGGCGGTCGGGGCGACGTCGGGGGCCCGTTCGATGTCGCCGGTCTCGTTCTCGCGCAGCGCCCTGCGGCCGAAGATGATCACGTACGCGAGGAAGACCGCCTCGGCGAGCACCCCGATGCCGACCCGCGCCCACGTGGGCAGCCCCGACGGGGTCACGAACGCCTCGATCAGCCCCGACACGAACAGCACCACGACCAGCCCCATGGCCACGCTCATCACCGCGCGGCCCTGCTCGGCCAGCGCCTCGATCCGCCTGCGCGGCCCCGGGTCGACGACCGTCCAGCCCAGGCGCAGGCCCACGGCCGCCGCCAGGAAGATGGCGGTCAGCTCCAGCAGGCCGTGCGGCAGGATCAGGCCGAAGAAGATGTCCAGCTTGTCCCTGGAGGCCATCAGGCCGCCGGAGACGGCCACGTTCTCGGCGTTGGCGTAGAGCGCGTACGGGATCGGCAGGCCCAGCACCGCCGCGTACATGATCATCTGTGCCGCCACCCACGCGTTGTTGGTCCACACGCGGCTGGCGAACGAGGCGGCCGGATGCTCGGAGTAGTAGTCGGCGAAGTCCTCCTCGACGAGCTGCGTGATCTCGTCGGGGCTGGCGATCGACGCCTGCACGTCGGGGTTGGCCGCCACCCACGCGCCCATCACCCACCCCACCACCAGGAACGCCACCGTGACCGCCAGCCACCACCACCGCGCCCGGTAGGCCACCACGGGGAACGACACCGTGAAGAACCGCGTCACCTCGCGCCAGGCGGGGGTGTGCGCGCCGGTGACGGCGGACCTGGCCCTGGCCACCAGCGCGGACAGCCGTCCGACCAGCATCGGGTCCTTGGACGACGAGCGGACCATGGACAGGTGCGTCGCCACCCGCTGGTACAGCTCCACCAGCTCGTCCACCTCTGCCCCGGTCAGCGAGGAGCGGTGCTTGACCAGGTGATCGAGCCGGTCCCACACGGGGCGGTGTGCTGTGACGAACGCATCGATGTCCACCCGAACATTCTGGCCGCTCAATCACCCGGACATTGCCGTTAGGCTCCACATATGTCGGAGGTTGTGACCGGCGACGCCGTCGTCGTCGAAGTGCGGGTGGCCCAGATGCCCTCGCGGGCCCTGGCGATCGTCATCGACATGGCCGTGCAGTTCACGGTTCTGGTCGCCGCCTACGCGCTGTTAGGGGCGTTCGCGGCCATCACGGACTCCGCCATGTTCGGGGCCGTCATGATCGTCCTGGTCGTGCTGGTGCTGGTCGGCTACCCGGTGATCTTCGAGACGCTCAGCAGGGGCCGCAGCCTCGGCAAGCTGGCGCTCGGGCTCCGGGTGGTCGGCGACGACGGCAGCCCCGTGCGCTTCAGGCAGGCGCTGTTCCGCGGGCTGGCCGGGGTCCTGGAGTTCTGGATGTTCTCGGGGGCGCCGGCGCTGATCGCGTCGATGGTCTCGCAGCGGGGCAAGCGGCTCGGCGACGTGTTCGCGGGCACCATCGTGATCTCCGAGCGGGCGCCGCGCGAGTCGGGGCAGCTCATCGTCATGCCGCCGCAGCTCGCGAGCTGGGCGACCACGCTGGAGCTGTCCCAGCTGCCCGACGAGGTGGCGCAGGCCGCGCGGCAGTACCTGTCGCGCTGGCACGACCTCACGCCGCAGGTGCAGCACGAGATGGGGGTGCGGATCGCGACCCAGGTGGCGGCCTTCGTCTCGCCGTCGGCTCCTGGCGGGGTGCCGCCGCACGCGTACCTGAGCGCCGTCCTGGCGGAGCGCCGGCGCCGCGAGCAGGCGCGGTTCGCGCAGCGCCTGGGGAACGGCCGGCCCCAGCAGGGCTCGTACCCGCAACCCGGGCCTATCCAGGCGGGGCCGTACGGGCCACCGCCACCGGCACCGTACGCGCCTGCCGGTCCGGCCCCGTACCAGCAGCAGCAGATGCCGCCGGCTCCGCCCGCACCCGCACCGGAGCCGCCGAAGGCGACTCCGGGCGGGTTCGCGCCGCCTCAGTGAGCGCGGTCACGGGGCGCGCGAGCCGTCACCTCAGCCGTGCCTCCGGCCGTGGTACGACTCCTGCGTCTGGGTGTTCAGCCGGTCGGTACGCACGTACCTGGCGCTGTCGGTACGCGGGTCGTTGATCTTGATGACGTCGAGGCCCTCGTGGAAGTCGGCCCCGTAGATGTAACCGTTGTAGTAGTAGGCGGACCAGATGCCACCGCCGCCGCCCGCCGCGCGGGGACCGCGGTCGAAGTAGCCGAGCTCCTTCGGGTTGGCGGCGTCGGTGAAGTCCCAGATCGACACCCCGCCCATGTACCAGGCCTGCACCATGATGTCGCGGCCCTTGACGGGGATCAGCGAGCCGTTGTGCGCGACGCAGTTCTCGCTGTCGGCCTGGTAGCGCGAGATCTTGAAGTAGCTCTTGAAGACGAGCTGCCCTCTGACGATCTCGTAGATGGCGTCCGCCCCGCGGTTCGGGCCGGTGGCCTCGTTGCAGGTCGCGCCGTTGCCGCCGCCGAGCTCGTCGGTGAAGACGACCTTCCTGGCGTCGTTGCTGAAGGTGGCCGAGTGCCAGAACGCGAAGTTCGGGTCGGTCGTCCTGGCGGTCACCCTGGGGTTCAGCCGGTCGGAGATGTCGAACAGCACGCCGTCACCCATGCACGCGCCCGCGGCGATGTCCTTCTCGGCGTAGACGGTGATGTCGTGGCAGCCGCTGGTGGGCAGGAGCAGGCCGGGCTGGGTCTCGTTGCCGCCGTCGGGGAAGACGACCGGGGTGGCGGCGACCGCGGCGGCGGCCGGGTCACGCAGCGGCACCTTGATGATCGAGATCTTGTCGTGCGGCGGCGCGCAGTCGGGGAAGTTGTCGGCCGGCTGGTACGACGACACGTAGATGTAGACGTTCCTGTGCCGGTCGCGGCCCTTGCCCGGCACCAGGGTCAGGGTGTGGGAGCCGCAGTTGGTCTCGACCGACTTGATGTAGCGCGGGTTGGCCTTGTCGGAGACGTCGAAGATGCGTACGCCCTCCCACGACTCCTTGATCGAGGCGCTCTGCCCCGTGCTGCTGCAGGAGTCGTTGTTGCGGGAGGAGTCCACGGCGGTGAACAGCAGGTCGCCGTAGACGCTGACGTCCATCTGGGAGCCGGGGCAGACGACGGAGCTGACCGGCCTGACGTTCCTGGGGTTGCTGATGTCGTAGATCGAGAAGCCGCCGTAGTTGCCCACGTAGGCGTAGTCGCCCTGGAAGGCGAGGTCGGTGTTGATGGTGCCGGCGATGGGGGCGGGCTTGGGGACGTTCAGCACGTGGGTCACGTTGGGGCTGGTGACCACGGTGTCGGGCGGCGGGATGTCGGCGGCCTGGGCGGGCATGCCGGTCAGGGCTAAGACGGCGGCCGCCGCGACCATGACGAGGGAACGGCGCTTCAGGGTCACTCGGGATCCTCCTTGATCACGTTCGGCGAGCGTGAACGTGTACGCGGGACAAGAGGCGGGAGCGGGAGCTCCGCCGCACGATCTACCAGTGGCCGTGCCCGCGTTCGGGGTACGACGCCTGCGTCTGCGCGTTCAGCGAGCGCATCTTGACGCTGTTGGCCTGGTTCGTCCGCCAGTCGTTGATCTTCAGCACGTCCAGGCCCTGATGGAAGTCGGAGCCGTAGATGTAGCCGTTGTAGTAGTAGGCGGACCAGAAGCCGGCGAACAGCGGCCCGGCGGTGTTGTCGGG
This window encodes:
- a CDS encoding DUF4129 domain-containing protein, with product MSPIDREEAARRAAEELLKPEYEKEALFDRIYRYVTQFLGDLLDAATGGGATGGIIAAVLITLILLGLVALIAWRLRKTARKNALAPGALFGARALTAAEHRQAAERLAQEGRWTQAIQERLRAIARDLEERALVDGMPGRTADELAAEAAVSLPAFAQELAAAARSFDDVTYGGVMGTREAYETMTGLDERLRQARPVPLAASAGEGGA
- a CDS encoding DUF4350 domain-containing protein, encoding MSVATPQAPPGQSYPTSPTARSTWRAGRMIGLLGALVVLIAVLGVLLGPERAPARYLDPDDTSLSGSKALAELLRDRGVTVDRVDSVEAAAAKAATGNRLLLITDTMYVDEFELARIPGDRLVVGNVFGLPALAPGVRLEAAGVRPRSREPECGLPAATAAGSAYLGGVALRGPSGATACYPADDGHTLVSFPYASGVITVVGDGGFMTNQRLAEDGNAALALNLIGTGRPVTWLVPPETPPALDLPGERGQSMYDLMPASIRWAVYMSIIAVGVAAFWRGRRLGPVVAEKLPVIVRASETVEGRGRLYRARRARERAADALRAGTIDRLTPRLGLASGAGRHEIVSAIAARTGQDAQQVGAALYGPPPVDDAGLVGLAGYLDFMERLISEL
- a CDS encoding AAA family ATPase; translated protein: MPTGGPAANGDSAREALGALRAEVAKAVVGQDAVVTGLVIALLCRGHVLLEGVPGVAKTLMVRTLASALSLDFKRVQFTPDLMPGDVTGSLIFDTKTAEFEFREGPVFTNLLLADEINRTPPKTQAALLEAMEERQVSVEGSARELPDPFVVCATQNPVEYEGTYQLPEAQLDRFLLKLTVPLPPREQEISVLDRHARGFDPRDLSDIKAVASAEDLAAGREAAAKVHVAPEVLGYIVDVARATRNSPSLQLGVSPRGATALLAAARAWAWLSGRPYVTPDDVKALARPALRHRVQLRPEAELEGATADGLLDGILASVPVPR
- a CDS encoding DUF58 domain-containing protein, whose product is MALTGRAGLVAAIGIVVVLFAPQPGPALAGVCLLLAAGIVVDLTFAGAVRPLRFHRSGDTLVRLGQQATVELVVENPGGRRVRGLLRDAWPPSAGVYPRVAALDVPAGERRKLVVSLSPTRRGDRSSVAITVRSLGPLGLAARQGNHQAPWTVRVLPPFLSRKHLPSRLARLRELDGQHPALVRGQGTEFDSLREYVVGDDVRSIDWRATARRHDVVVRTWRPERDRRVLIVLDTGRTSAGRVGAAPIYLAGADASGAGLFLRPDPRPAPGWPRLDWSMDAALLLAALAARAGDQVDFLAHDRAVRAWVSGASRTELLSSLVNVMAPIEAELVEADSQAMVAAILSRAKRRCLVVLLTDLNAAAMDEGLMPVLPKLSSRHLVLVAGVSDPSVAAMAGRRGSVEEVYDAAAAEQAQLGRRRITARLRRHGVEVVDAPPEDIAPALADAYLALKAAGRL
- a CDS encoding stage II sporulation protein M produces the protein MDIDAFVTAHRPVWDRLDHLVKHRSSLTGAEVDELVELYQRVATHLSMVRSSSKDPMLVGRLSALVARARSAVTGAHTPAWREVTRFFTVSFPVVAYRARWWWLAVTVAFLVVGWVMGAWVAANPDVQASIASPDEITQLVEEDFADYYSEHPAASFASRVWTNNAWVAAQMIMYAAVLGLPIPYALYANAENVAVSGGLMASRDKLDIFFGLILPHGLLELTAIFLAAAVGLRLGWTVVDPGPRRRIEALAEQGRAVMSVAMGLVVVLFVSGLIEAFVTPSGLPTWARVGIGVLAEAVFLAYVIIFGRRALRENETGDIERAPDVAPTA
- a CDS encoding RDD family protein, giving the protein MSEVVTGDAVVVEVRVAQMPSRALAIVIDMAVQFTVLVAAYALLGAFAAITDSAMFGAVMIVLVVLVLVGYPVIFETLSRGRSLGKLALGLRVVGDDGSPVRFRQALFRGLAGVLEFWMFSGAPALIASMVSQRGKRLGDVFAGTIVISERAPRESGQLIVMPPQLASWATTLELSQLPDEVAQAARQYLSRWHDLTPQVQHEMGVRIATQVAAFVSPSAPGGVPPHAYLSAVLAERRRREQARFAQRLGNGRPQQGSYPQPGPIQAGPYGPPPPAPYAPAGPAPYQQQQMPPAPPAPAPEPPKATPGGFAPPQ
- a CDS encoding LVIVD repeat-containing protein: MVAAAAVLALTGMPAQAADIPPPDTVVTSPNVTHVLNVPKPAPIAGTINTDLAFQGDYAYVGNYGGFSIYDISNPRNVRPVSSVVCPGSQMDVSVYGDLLFTAVDSSRNNDSCSSTGQSASIKESWEGVRIFDVSDKANPRYIKSVETNCGSHTLTLVPGKGRDRHRNVYIYVSSYQPADNFPDCAPPHDKISIIKVPLRDPAAAAVAATPVVFPDGGNETQPGLLLPTSGCHDITVYAEKDIAAGACMGDGVLFDISDRLNPRVTARTTDPNFAFWHSATFSNDARKVVFTDELGGGNGATCNEATGPNRGADAIYEIVRGQLVFKSYFKISRYQADSENCVAHNGSLIPVKGRDIMVQAWYMGGVSIWDFTDAANPKELGYFDRGPRAAGGGGGIWSAYYYNGYIYGADFHEGLDVIKINDPRTDSARYVRTDRLNTQTQESYHGRRHG